A part of Nocardioides sp. WS12 genomic DNA contains:
- a CDS encoding 3-hydroxyacyl-CoA dehydrogenase NAD-binding domain-containing protein, whose translation MTSSEQIFNTLVLPYLNHAVRTYESGYASVTDIDAAMRFGCGYPKGPLTVVDEIGAAQVRDLLAARFAETGDHLHQPADLLEKLAADGRTFAEEAAAAGESATPTFKHDITRVGVVGTGTMASGIVQVFAQAGCDVVYVGRSQDKLDGVVGYITKNLDRAIAKGKGTEDDKANLLGRLTGSTEREALGDVDIVVEAIAEDLEIKLELFRDLDKITKPGAILATTTSSLPITQLGDATGRPQDVIGMHFFNPAPVMKLVEIITTSATSADVDETVRALTANVGKVGVSAGDRAGFIVNLLLFPYLNDAVTLSESGVELTTIDAAIKETAGLPMGPFELLDVVGNDVSLAIQKELFTEFAEPGFQPAKTLEAKVAAGDLGRKTGAGFHNYAK comes from the coding sequence ATGACTTCGAGCGAGCAGATCTTCAACACGCTGGTGCTTCCGTACCTCAACCACGCGGTGCGCACCTACGAGTCGGGCTACGCCTCGGTGACCGACATCGACGCCGCGATGCGTTTCGGCTGCGGTTACCCCAAGGGCCCGCTGACCGTCGTCGACGAGATCGGCGCCGCCCAGGTCCGCGACCTGCTGGCCGCCCGCTTCGCCGAGACCGGCGACCACCTGCACCAGCCGGCCGACCTGCTGGAGAAGCTGGCCGCCGACGGCCGCACGTTCGCCGAGGAGGCCGCGGCCGCCGGTGAGAGCGCCACCCCGACCTTCAAGCACGACATCACCCGGGTCGGCGTCGTCGGCACCGGCACGATGGCCTCGGGCATCGTCCAGGTCTTCGCCCAGGCCGGGTGCGACGTCGTGTACGTCGGCCGCAGCCAGGACAAGCTCGACGGCGTCGTCGGCTACATCACCAAGAACCTCGACCGCGCCATCGCCAAGGGCAAGGGCACCGAGGACGACAAGGCGAACCTGCTGGGCCGCCTCACCGGCTCGACCGAGCGCGAGGCGCTGGGCGATGTCGACATCGTCGTCGAGGCCATCGCCGAGGACCTCGAGATCAAGCTCGAGCTGTTCCGCGACCTCGACAAGATCACCAAGCCGGGCGCGATCCTCGCGACGACGACCTCCTCGCTGCCGATCACGCAGCTGGGCGACGCGACGGGTCGTCCGCAGGACGTCATCGGCATGCACTTCTTCAACCCCGCACCGGTGATGAAGCTGGTCGAGATCATCACGACCTCCGCGACGTCCGCCGACGTCGACGAGACCGTTCGGGCGCTCACCGCCAACGTGGGCAAGGTCGGCGTCTCCGCCGGCGACCGTGCGGGCTTCATCGTGAACCTGCTGCTCTTCCCGTACCTCAACGACGCAGTGACGCTCAGCGAGTCGGGTGTCGAGCTGACGACCATCGACGCCGCGATCAAGGAGACCGCCGGTTTGCCGATGGGCCCGTTCGAGCTGCTCGACGTGGTCGGCAACGACGTGTCGCTGGCGATCCAGAAGGAACTCTTCACCGAGTTCGCCGAGCCGGGCTTCCAGCCGGCCAAGACGCTCGAGGCGAAGGTTGCCGCGGGTGACCTCGGCCGCAAGACCGGTGCGGGTTTCCACAACTACGCCAAGTAG
- a CDS encoding alpha/beta fold hydrolase codes for MTLHHTALGTTGSRVVFLHGLFGQGKNWTQIAKQVAEKHQVLLVDLPHHGRSPWPERFDFVEAAAQVAELLPDGPATVVGHSLGGKVAMFLALLHPERVERLCVADISPVNYEASREFPGYIAAMQAMDLSQVVQRSDADRLLEPAVPDTTVRSFLLQNLRRDPAAPGGWSWQMNLEVLGRDLPVISGWPEAQLADRPPYGGPVLWLAGGRSDYVKPEYDAAMDRWFPRNRKVTIKDAGHWLHSERPEIFLDVLQRFLGD; via the coding sequence GTGACGCTTCACCACACGGCTCTCGGCACGACCGGGAGCCGTGTGGTCTTTTTGCACGGGCTGTTCGGCCAGGGAAAGAACTGGACCCAGATCGCCAAGCAGGTCGCCGAGAAGCACCAGGTGCTGTTGGTCGACCTGCCGCACCACGGACGCTCCCCGTGGCCCGAGCGCTTCGACTTCGTCGAGGCGGCGGCCCAGGTCGCCGAGCTCTTGCCCGACGGTCCGGCGACGGTGGTGGGGCACTCGCTCGGAGGCAAGGTGGCCATGTTCCTCGCCCTCCTGCACCCGGAGCGCGTCGAGCGGCTCTGCGTCGCGGACATCTCGCCGGTCAACTACGAGGCGAGCCGTGAGTTCCCCGGCTACATCGCCGCGATGCAGGCGATGGACCTGTCCCAGGTGGTGCAGCGCTCCGACGCCGACCGTCTGCTCGAGCCGGCCGTGCCCGACACGACGGTGCGGTCCTTCCTGCTGCAGAACCTCCGCCGCGACCCGGCTGCGCCGGGCGGCTGGAGCTGGCAGATGAACCTCGAAGTGCTCGGGCGAGACCTCCCGGTCATCAGCGGCTGGCCCGAGGCGCAGCTGGCCGACCGGCCGCCGTACGGCGGACCGGTGCTGTGGCTGGCTGGCGGCCGCTCCGACTACGTGAAGCCCGAGTACGACGCCGCGATGGACCGCTGGTTCCCGCGCAACCGCAAGGTGACCATCAAGGACGCCGGCCACTGGCTGCACTCCGAGCGCCCCGAGATCTTCCTCGACGTGCTGCAGCGCTTCCTGGGCGACTGA
- a CDS encoding endonuclease: MTRMLGLRRRTLCALLLILLATSLLLVAPRPQPASAAAPITVAQAIATQNSSTATVRGYVVGQPTATSTVVRSNFPNDYALALADSPSTTSTGSMLYVQIPSAFRASFGLKTNPSLLGKQIDVTGTLAAYFSHPGLTGSSAFALVGTNPDPDPDPGDPSIPAGYYDPAAGKAGAALATALYGIIDGNARLTYTQVWEALKVTDADPNNAANVIEFYSGRSVPKTTNGGNADDWNREHTWPQSHGDFGTASGPGTDLHHLRPEDVTVNSTRGNKDFDNGGSAVSQCSDCFTDADSFEPRDSVKGDVARGLMYMAVRYEGGDGFADLELNNLINGTTPYLGKISVLLAWHAADPVTAAERARNGKIYADYQGNRNPFIDHPEYAEAIW, translated from the coding sequence ATGACACGCATGCTCGGGCTGCGTCGGCGAACGCTCTGCGCCCTCCTCCTCATCCTCCTGGCCACCTCGCTCCTCCTCGTCGCGCCGCGGCCGCAACCAGCGTCGGCCGCCGCGCCGATCACGGTGGCGCAGGCCATCGCCACCCAGAACTCGTCGACGGCGACCGTTCGCGGGTACGTCGTCGGGCAGCCGACCGCGACCTCGACCGTCGTCCGAAGCAACTTCCCGAACGACTACGCGCTCGCACTGGCGGACTCCCCCAGCACCACCTCGACCGGGTCGATGCTCTACGTCCAGATCCCCTCGGCGTTCCGCGCGTCCTTCGGGCTCAAGACCAACCCGTCGCTGCTCGGCAAGCAGATCGACGTGACCGGCACCCTGGCGGCGTACTTCTCGCACCCCGGCCTCACCGGCAGCAGCGCGTTCGCGCTCGTCGGCACCAACCCGGACCCCGATCCCGACCCGGGCGACCCGAGCATTCCGGCGGGCTACTACGACCCCGCTGCAGGCAAGGCCGGCGCCGCGCTCGCGACGGCGCTCTACGGCATCATCGACGGCAACGCGCGCCTGACGTACACCCAGGTCTGGGAAGCACTGAAGGTCACCGACGCCGACCCGAACAACGCCGCCAACGTCATCGAGTTCTACTCCGGCCGTTCGGTCCCCAAGACCACCAACGGGGGCAACGCCGACGACTGGAACCGTGAACACACCTGGCCGCAGAGCCACGGCGACTTCGGTACGGCGTCCGGCCCCGGCACCGACCTGCACCACCTGCGTCCCGAGGACGTGACGGTCAACTCCACCCGCGGCAACAAGGACTTCGACAACGGCGGCTCAGCCGTCTCCCAGTGCTCGGACTGCTTCACCGACGCCGACTCGTTCGAGCCGCGCGACTCGGTCAAGGGCGACGTCGCCCGCGGCCTGATGTACATGGCCGTCCGCTACGAAGGCGGCGACGGCTTTGCAGACCTCGAGTTGAACAACCTGATCAACGGCACGACGCCGTACCTCGGCAAGATCTCCGTCCTGCTCGCCTGGCACGCCGCCGACCCGGTCACGGCCGCCGAGCGGGCTCGCAACGGCAAGATCTACGCCGACTACCAGGGCAACCGGAACCCGTTCATCGACCACCCCGAGTACGCCGAAGCGATCTGGTAG
- a CDS encoding CGNR zinc finger domain-containing protein: MVFTHDTNWSLQAAVALVNSAVEPATMTTVAELDDFFGEYGYTGRHDGDQAELDEVRAVVPQLRALMTADRDRAVVLLNAMLLEASALPQLQRHDGLDWHLHAVGPDRPFAERIVVETAMAMIDVVRADEMSRFSTCADDDCEGVVLDLSRNRSKRFCSVTCGNRNAVAAYRARQAETDE; the protein is encoded by the coding sequence GTGGTTTTCACCCATGACACGAACTGGTCGCTGCAGGCGGCCGTCGCCCTCGTGAACTCGGCCGTCGAGCCCGCGACGATGACGACCGTCGCGGAGCTGGACGACTTCTTCGGCGAGTACGGCTACACCGGCCGCCACGACGGCGACCAGGCCGAACTGGACGAGGTGCGCGCCGTCGTACCGCAGCTGCGGGCCCTGATGACGGCCGACCGCGACCGCGCGGTCGTGCTTCTCAATGCGATGTTGCTCGAGGCCAGTGCGCTCCCCCAGCTCCAGCGCCACGACGGACTCGACTGGCACCTGCACGCCGTCGGGCCGGACCGGCCGTTCGCCGAGCGGATCGTGGTCGAGACCGCGATGGCGATGATCGACGTCGTCCGGGCCGACGAGATGTCACGTTTCAGCACCTGCGCCGACGATGACTGCGAGGGCGTCGTCCTCGACCTGTCCCGCAACCGTTCCAAGCGGTTCTGCTCGGTCACCTGCGGCAACCGCAACGCCGTGGCGGCCTACCGTGCCCGCCAGGCCGAGACGGACGAGTAG
- a CDS encoding EamA family transporter yields the protein MTTLTRDIEAVPVSRAAPGLLLALTSAAAFGLSGALARPLLDAGWTAGAVVLIRIAIGAAVVLPFGIVALHGRWGVLRRNALTVLLYGTLAVAGAQFCYFSAVRTMEVGPALLIEYTAPAAVVVWMWLMHGQRPGRITVLGAVVAAAGLLLVLDLFSGADFDLAGAAWALAAMVGAASYFVISADDRSGLPPMALAAGGLVVGGTFLGVLALIGVLPVDAVDAQVAYAGTEVGVVVPLVLLGLVTAALAYGTGIAASRRLGSRLASFVALSEVVLAVIWAWALLGELPSAIQFVGGALILLGVIGVKLGERSVAGGDPAAQVQVDEHAGERRPHAPQGDHGVLVQPDQRRDDDEVPHPEPAQR from the coding sequence ATGACGACGTTGACCCGTGACATCGAGGCGGTTCCGGTGTCGCGCGCTGCACCCGGACTCCTGCTCGCGCTCACCTCGGCGGCTGCTTTCGGACTCTCGGGTGCGCTGGCCCGCCCGCTGCTCGACGCCGGGTGGACTGCAGGAGCCGTCGTCCTGATCCGGATCGCGATCGGTGCGGCCGTGGTGCTGCCCTTCGGCATCGTCGCGCTGCACGGCCGTTGGGGCGTGCTGCGGCGCAACGCCCTCACCGTGCTCCTCTACGGCACGCTGGCGGTCGCTGGAGCACAGTTCTGCTACTTCTCCGCCGTCCGCACGATGGAGGTCGGCCCGGCACTTCTCATCGAGTACACCGCGCCCGCGGCTGTCGTCGTCTGGATGTGGCTGATGCACGGCCAGCGTCCGGGCCGGATCACGGTGCTCGGCGCAGTCGTCGCTGCTGCCGGTCTGCTGCTCGTGCTCGACCTGTTCTCCGGAGCCGACTTCGACCTGGCCGGCGCGGCGTGGGCGCTCGCCGCGATGGTCGGCGCGGCGTCGTACTTCGTCATCTCGGCTGACGACCGCAGTGGCCTGCCGCCGATGGCACTGGCCGCTGGCGGTCTCGTCGTCGGTGGCACCTTCCTCGGCGTGCTCGCCCTGATCGGTGTGCTACCGGTCGACGCGGTCGATGCCCAGGTTGCCTATGCCGGCACGGAGGTCGGTGTTGTCGTACCCCTGGTCCTGCTCGGTCTCGTGACCGCCGCGCTCGCCTATGGCACCGGGATCGCGGCCAGTCGGCGCCTCGGCTCCCGCCTGGCGTCGTTCGTTGCGCTCAGCGAGGTCGTGTTGGCCGTCATCTGGGCCTGGGCCCTGTTGGGCGAGCTGCCGTCAGCGATCCAGTTCGTCGGCGGTGCGCTGATCCTGCTGGGCGTGATCGGGGTGAAGCTGGGGGAGCGGAGCGTTGCCGGCGGTGATCCCGCCGCGCAGGTGCAGGTTGATGAGCACGCTGGTGAACGCCGCCCACACGCACCACAGGGAGATCACGGCGTTCTGGTCCAGCCAGACCAGCGTCGCGACGACGACGAGGTTCCCCACCCCGAACCAGCGCAGCGCTGA
- a CDS encoding AI-2E family transporter, with translation MSTPDTDGVVEDGVQEHAGIDPAAPVEAATPPYGQPGKPFDRRSPFYYGFVGALGALIAYWLFQAILGIGSVLMLVVVSFFLAAGLNPSVEFLERRGLRRSFAVTLVIVIALAMVGLFLVAIVPVITDQITAITNSAPGWLDELKKNDRIQDLNREYDVIDKIQSKIEDGDFLSSLFGGVLGVGLKIISALFNLFIILVLTLYFLASLRTTTGALYKLAPASRRDRVAKLGDKVIHNIGGYVSGAFVVALSAGISSLLFLSFTEIREYAVALAFVVAVLDVIPMIGATIGAVLVCAIAFATDLKTGIACVIFYVIYQQVENYVIYPRVMSKSVDLPGAVIVIAALVGAGLLGVVGALLAIPVAAAILLIIREVVVKRQDAL, from the coding sequence TTGAGCACACCTGACACCGACGGCGTGGTCGAGGACGGCGTCCAGGAGCACGCCGGAATCGACCCCGCCGCCCCTGTCGAGGCGGCCACGCCGCCGTACGGTCAACCCGGCAAGCCGTTCGACCGCCGGTCGCCGTTCTACTACGGGTTCGTCGGTGCGCTCGGCGCGCTGATCGCCTACTGGCTGTTCCAGGCGATCCTCGGCATCGGCTCGGTGCTGATGCTGGTCGTGGTGTCGTTCTTCCTCGCGGCGGGCCTGAACCCGTCGGTGGAGTTCCTCGAGCGCCGCGGCCTGCGGCGCTCGTTCGCGGTGACCCTGGTCATCGTGATCGCGCTCGCGATGGTGGGCCTGTTCCTGGTCGCCATCGTCCCGGTCATCACCGACCAGATCACGGCGATCACCAACAGCGCACCGGGCTGGCTCGACGAACTCAAGAAGAACGACCGGATCCAGGACCTCAACCGCGAGTACGACGTCATCGACAAGATCCAGTCGAAGATCGAGGACGGCGACTTCCTGTCCAGCCTGTTCGGCGGCGTGCTCGGCGTCGGGCTGAAGATCATTTCGGCACTCTTCAACCTGTTCATCATCCTGGTGCTGACGCTGTACTTCCTCGCCTCGCTGCGGACCACCACGGGCGCCCTCTACAAGTTGGCTCCCGCCTCGCGCCGCGACCGGGTCGCGAAGCTCGGCGACAAGGTGATCCACAACATCGGCGGGTACGTCTCGGGGGCCTTCGTCGTCGCCCTCAGCGCCGGCATCTCCTCGCTGCTGTTCCTGTCCTTCACCGAGATCCGCGAGTACGCCGTCGCGCTGGCCTTCGTCGTCGCGGTACTCGACGTCATCCCGATGATCGGCGCCACCATCGGCGCGGTCCTCGTGTGTGCGATCGCGTTCGCCACGGACCTCAAGACCGGCATCGCCTGCGTGATCTTCTACGTGATCTACCAGCAGGTCGAGAACTACGTGATCTACCCGCGGGTGATGAGCAAGTCGGTCGACCTGCCGGGTGCCGTGATCGTGATCGCGGCCCTCGTCGGCGCCGGACTCCTCGGCGTCGTGGGTGCGCTGCTCGCCATCCCGGTGGCGGCCGCGATCCTGCTGATCATCCGCGAGGTCGTGGTGAAGCGGCAGGACGCGCTCTGA
- the ccrA gene encoding crotonyl-CoA carboxylase/reductase, translated as MQHILDAILADDASSQDFASLALPESYRAVTVHKDEVNMFEGVPSKEKDPRKSLHVEDVPLPELGPGEVFVGVMASAINYNTVWTSIFEPVSTFGFLERYGKLSELTKRHDLPYHVVGSDLSGVVLRVGAGVTKWKPGDRVVAHCLSVEMESADGHDDSMMDPEQRIWGFETNFGGLAEVAMVKANQLMPKPEHLTWEEAAAPGLVNSTAYRQLVSKNGGNMKQGDNVLIWGASGGLGGFATQYALNGGATPICVVSNEEKAQIVRNMGAELVINRSEENWKFWNDENTQQNPKEWLRLGKKIRELTGGEDIDIVFEHPGRETFGASVFVTRKGGTITTCASTTGYMHEYDNRYLWMNLKRIVSSHFANYRESWEANRLIAQGKIHPTLSRVYSLDNVGQAALDVHKNLHQGKVGVLALSPEEGLGVRNGELREKHLDKINLFRGI; from the coding sequence GTGCAGCACATCCTCGACGCCATCCTCGCCGACGACGCCTCTTCGCAGGACTTCGCGAGTTTGGCCCTTCCGGAGTCCTACCGCGCCGTGACCGTCCACAAGGACGAGGTCAACATGTTCGAGGGCGTGCCCTCGAAGGAGAAGGACCCGCGCAAGTCGCTGCACGTCGAGGACGTGCCGCTGCCCGAGCTCGGTCCGGGCGAGGTCTTCGTCGGCGTCATGGCGTCGGCGATCAACTACAACACCGTGTGGACCTCGATCTTCGAGCCCGTCTCCACGTTCGGGTTCCTCGAGCGCTACGGCAAGCTCTCCGAGCTGACCAAGCGCCACGACCTGCCGTACCACGTCGTGGGATCCGACCTGTCCGGCGTCGTGCTCCGCGTCGGCGCCGGTGTGACGAAGTGGAAGCCGGGCGACCGCGTCGTCGCGCACTGCCTCTCGGTCGAGATGGAGTCCGCTGACGGCCACGACGACTCGATGATGGACCCCGAGCAGCGCATCTGGGGCTTCGAGACCAACTTCGGTGGCCTCGCCGAGGTCGCGATGGTCAAGGCCAACCAGCTCATGCCCAAGCCCGAGCACCTCACCTGGGAAGAGGCCGCTGCGCCCGGCCTGGTGAACTCCACCGCCTACCGCCAGCTGGTCTCCAAGAACGGCGGCAACATGAAGCAGGGCGACAACGTCCTGATCTGGGGCGCCTCCGGTGGCCTGGGTGGCTTCGCGACGCAGTACGCCCTCAACGGTGGCGCCACCCCGATCTGCGTGGTCTCGAATGAGGAGAAGGCCCAGATCGTGCGCAACATGGGCGCCGAGCTGGTCATCAACCGTTCCGAGGAGAACTGGAAGTTCTGGAACGACGAGAACACCCAGCAGAACCCCAAGGAATGGCTGCGCCTGGGCAAGAAGATCCGTGAACTCACGGGCGGCGAGGACATCGACATCGTCTTCGAGCACCCGGGCCGCGAGACCTTCGGCGCCTCGGTGTTCGTCACCCGCAAGGGCGGCACCATCACCACCTGTGCCTCGACCACGGGCTACATGCACGAGTACGACAACCGGTACCTGTGGATGAACCTCAAGCGCATCGTTTCCTCCCACTTCGCCAACTACCGCGAGTCGTGGGAGGCCAACCGCCTCATCGCGCAGGGCAAGATCCACCCGACCCTGTCGCGCGTCTACTCGCTCGACAACGTCGGCCAGGCCGCCCTCGACGTCCACAAGAACCTCCACCAGGGCAAGGTCGGCGTCCTCGCCCTCTCGCCCGAGGAGGGTCTCGGCGTCCGCAACGGCGAGCTCCGCGAGAAGCACCTCGACAAGATCAACCTCTTCCGCGGCATCTGA
- a CDS encoding 5-oxoprolinase subunit PxpA gives MPPGCPSTIDLNADVGESFGRWPLGDDRALMPHLSSANVACGFHAGDPLTLRRTCALAVEQGVAIGAQVGYRDLAGFGRRFIDVAPEDLEADVLYQLSALAGLAAAAGGRVTYLKPHGALYHAVSKHPEQADAVIAAVVAFGGLPVLGLAGSAFLDRATAAGLLVVAEGFADRAYLPSGGLVPRSEPGALLVDPAAVAAQAVRLASSGEVHSLCLHGDSPGAAASAAAVRAALSDAGIAVEAFGSS, from the coding sequence TTGCCACCGGGTTGCCCGTCCACGATCGACCTCAACGCCGATGTCGGCGAATCCTTCGGTCGCTGGCCGCTGGGTGATGACCGGGCGTTGATGCCGCACCTGTCGAGCGCCAACGTGGCCTGCGGATTCCATGCGGGCGACCCGCTCACGCTGCGGCGCACGTGTGCGCTCGCGGTCGAGCAGGGCGTGGCGATCGGGGCGCAAGTGGGCTACCGCGACCTCGCTGGCTTCGGGCGGCGGTTCATCGACGTCGCGCCGGAGGACCTCGAAGCAGACGTGCTCTACCAGTTGTCGGCCCTGGCCGGGCTGGCTGCTGCGGCCGGAGGTCGCGTCACCTACCTCAAGCCCCACGGTGCGCTCTATCACGCGGTGAGCAAGCACCCGGAGCAGGCGGATGCCGTGATCGCGGCGGTCGTCGCGTTCGGTGGACTGCCGGTCCTGGGCCTCGCTGGATCGGCTTTCCTGGACCGCGCGACCGCGGCGGGCCTGCTTGTCGTGGCTGAGGGCTTCGCCGATCGCGCCTACCTGCCGTCCGGTGGGCTGGTCCCGCGGTCCGAGCCGGGAGCGCTGCTCGTGGATCCTGCTGCCGTGGCTGCGCAGGCCGTCAGGCTGGCCTCATCCGGGGAGGTGCACTCGCTGTGCCTCCACGGTGACTCGCCGGGGGCTGCCGCTTCGGCCGCTGCGGTGCGGGCCGCACTGTCGGACGCCGGGATCGCGGTGGAGGCGTTCGGCTCGTCATGA
- a CDS encoding allophanate hydrolase subunit 1 — translation MKVLPYGDRGLLLELADTAAVVACVDALRDPALLGRVGDLVADVVPGARTVLLVARPGVGLDALRAMVPDETHLQRADFGALGQGPAPEVVIPVQYDGPDLANVSTHTGLSEDEVVAAHTGTPWRVAFGGFAPGFAYLVGGDPRLQVPRHESPRAKVPAGAVGLAGEFSGIYPRSSPGGWQLIGQTDTVLWDLERDPPALLGAGVTVRFEAIDG, via the coding sequence ATGAAGGTGCTCCCGTACGGCGACCGCGGACTGCTGCTCGAACTGGCCGACACCGCCGCGGTGGTGGCGTGCGTGGATGCGTTGCGGGACCCCGCGCTGCTGGGGCGGGTCGGTGATCTGGTCGCGGACGTCGTACCCGGGGCTCGAACGGTGTTGCTCGTCGCTCGCCCGGGTGTCGGCCTCGACGCGCTGCGCGCGATGGTTCCTGACGAAACGCACCTTCAAAGGGCGGATTTCGGTGCTTTGGGCCAGGGACCAGCCCCGGAGGTCGTCATCCCGGTGCAGTACGACGGCCCGGACCTGGCGAACGTGTCGACCCACACGGGGCTGAGTGAGGACGAGGTCGTCGCCGCGCACACCGGCACGCCGTGGCGGGTGGCCTTCGGCGGCTTCGCGCCCGGCTTCGCCTACTTGGTCGGCGGCGACCCCCGGCTGCAGGTGCCGCGGCACGAGTCACCCCGGGCGAAGGTGCCCGCCGGCGCCGTCGGCCTGGCGGGGGAGTTCAGCGGGATCTACCCGCGGTCCTCGCCCGGCGGCTGGCAGCTGATCGGCCAGACCGACACCGTGCTGTGGGACCTGGAGCGGGATCCGCCTGCACTGCTCGGTGCTGGTGTGACGGTGCGGTTCGAGGCGATCGATGGCTGA
- a CDS encoding biotin-dependent carboxyltransferase family protein, protein MAELVVRALGGACLVQDAGRPGHAAIGVGSSGAADRSSYRLGNRVVGNADGAASLEVTLGGLEVEATGVVWVCVTGAPVPLDVDGRAEPTGAVLALRPGQRLRLGTPTSGLRSYLAVRGGIAVPPLLGSRAHDTLASLGPAPLSAGDRLPVGDAIAGEMLVDAVPSQSYDDRPVLRVLQGPRADWVTDADRLVSVTWRVGSASDRVGLRLEGASLTPVAERGQLPSEGALRGAIQVPPNGGPVVFGPDHPVTGGYPVVGVVIDADTDRLAQLRPGDEVRFRWA, encoded by the coding sequence ATGGCTGAGCTGGTCGTGCGCGCGCTCGGCGGAGCCTGCCTCGTGCAGGATGCGGGTCGGCCGGGGCACGCCGCGATCGGCGTCGGGTCCAGTGGCGCGGCCGATCGGTCGTCGTACCGACTCGGGAACCGGGTGGTCGGCAACGCCGACGGTGCGGCCTCGCTCGAAGTGACCCTCGGCGGTCTCGAGGTCGAGGCAACCGGTGTCGTGTGGGTGTGCGTGACCGGTGCCCCGGTGCCGCTCGACGTCGACGGACGCGCGGAACCGACGGGCGCCGTCCTGGCGCTTCGCCCCGGCCAGCGGCTCCGGCTCGGGACGCCGACGTCCGGCCTGCGCTCGTACCTCGCCGTACGTGGCGGCATCGCGGTGCCGCCGCTCCTGGGCTCCCGCGCCCACGACACCCTCGCCAGTCTCGGTCCGGCGCCGCTGTCCGCGGGCGATCGACTGCCGGTGGGCGACGCGATCGCGGGCGAGATGCTCGTCGACGCCGTCCCGTCGCAGTCGTACGACGACCGGCCGGTCCTGCGCGTCCTGCAGGGCCCGCGCGCGGACTGGGTCACGGATGCCGATCGGCTCGTCTCCGTGACGTGGCGGGTCGGGTCGGCCAGCGACCGCGTCGGGCTACGCCTCGAGGGCGCGTCCCTCACGCCGGTGGCCGAGCGTGGCCAGTTGCCGAGCGAGGGCGCCCTCCGTGGCGCGATCCAGGTCCCGCCGAACGGCGGACCCGTGGTGTTCGGACCCGACCACCCGGTGACGGGTGGCTATCCGGTGGTCGGTGTGGTCATCGACGCCGACACCGACCGGCTGGCCCAGCTCCGTCCCGGAGACGAAGTCCGGTTCCGCTGGGCCTGA
- the mce gene encoding methylmalonyl-CoA epimerase: MSLDLPKHLFTAIDHVGIAVPDLDVAIAFYRDNFGMVVAHEETNEEQGVREAMVAVGDSGSCIQLLAPLNDESTIAKFLDRSGPGLQQLAYRVTDLDQVSAILRERGLRLLYPEPKRGTANSRINFIHPKDAGGVLVELVEPSAAPH; encoded by the coding sequence ATGAGCCTTGACCTCCCGAAGCACCTGTTCACCGCGATCGACCACGTCGGCATCGCCGTGCCCGACCTCGACGTCGCCATCGCGTTCTACCGCGACAACTTCGGCATGGTCGTCGCGCACGAGGAGACCAACGAGGAGCAGGGCGTCCGCGAGGCCATGGTCGCCGTCGGTGACTCCGGTTCCTGCATCCAGCTGCTCGCTCCCCTGAACGACGAGTCGACGATCGCCAAGTTCCTCGACCGCAGTGGCCCCGGCCTGCAGCAGCTCGCCTACCGCGTCACCGACCTCGACCAGGTCTCCGCGATCCTGCGCGAGCGTGGCCTGCGCCTGCTCTACCCCGAGCCCAAGCGCGGCACCGCCAACAGCCGGATCAACTTCATCCACCCCAAGGACGCCGGCGGCGTGCTCGTGGAACTGGTCGAGCCCTCCGCCGCCCCCCACTGA